One Bacillus mycoides genomic window carries:
- a CDS encoding MerR family transcriptional regulator translates to MELKSEMHTPKIVADLLGITPDLLKVWSNEFNIQTERSQGGHRRYSKENIEELKGIKEKIQAQKWSYDQVRAWRNGELDSFVSKEEKSELEKKLNEVLENQQLQNQFNQALVQKLQEITNELVTTKEHLANTEKKLTEVEGKNSELEIFIEKKLEKRDQLLLENIRDMQKQNQKQKRKGFFGLFKN, encoded by the coding sequence TTGGAACTAAAATCGGAAATGCATACACCGAAAATTGTTGCGGATCTTCTAGGGATCACACCCGATTTGCTAAAGGTATGGTCAAACGAATTTAACATACAAACGGAGCGAAGTCAGGGAGGGCATCGCAGATACTCGAAGGAAAATATAGAAGAATTAAAAGGGATAAAAGAAAAAATACAGGCGCAAAAATGGTCTTACGATCAAGTTCGGGCATGGCGAAACGGAGAACTTGATTCGTTTGTTTCAAAAGAAGAAAAATCAGAATTAGAAAAGAAATTGAATGAAGTATTAGAAAATCAGCAGTTACAAAATCAATTTAATCAAGCACTTGTTCAAAAATTGCAAGAAATTACGAATGAATTGGTTACGACAAAAGAGCATTTAGCGAATACGGAGAAAAAGTTAACTGAAGTAGAAGGTAAAAACAGTGAATTAGAAATTTTTATAGAGAAGAAGCTAGAGAAGCGAGATCAGTTATTGCTTGAAAACATTAGAGATATGCAGAAACAAAATCAGAAACAAAAACGGAAAGGCTTTTTCGGTTTGTTTAAAAATTAA